In Drosophila mauritiana strain mau12 unplaced genomic scaffold, ASM438214v1 U_130, whole genome shotgun sequence, the genomic window GCGCTTTTGATCTTGGCCACGTTGGCCTTTGTCCACGGTCGGTTTGAAGGCCAAAAGGTTTTACCTTGAATATTAACCCTTCTTCTTCTCAGGTGGCAAGGTGACCATCAATGGCAAGTGCGTGAACTGCTCCCATGATCAAACGACTACCACCACGCACAAGCCGACAAGTGGAAAAGGAAGTGGAGGTAGGACCACAGCCAGGCCCAGCTCGAGATCACCTCCATCCCGCGGTCGCCCATCATgggatgacgatgatgatgatgctgacCTGGCCGGTGGCTGGTCACTGCATCAATCGGCTGGAGGAACTCAATACATTGGCAGGCGTTCGAAGCGTCAGTCGCGCGGTGGTCAGTACATCGATTTGGGCGGATCTGCCGGAAGGGGTGGAGGCGGAGGCTGGGCAGGATCTGGCATAACCACCATCGATTCCAGTGGCTATCCCGGCGGAACCCTGGTGCGCAACAGTGATTGCGTCGGTTGCAATATACGCGGATAAAGTCAATAAATTATTGAGACACTAagatttcatttttattttaaaacgaAGATTGTTTAAACTTATGGTGTAGCGATCTATAATCCAGAATTTTTTTGaatgattgcaaatttaatacaACTACAATCtaggttttattttattaaatttgtattacaaagttaaataatgattttgtATTAATCCTTGGGCTGtatattttctatttgccaCCGCGAACATTGCAATTTACACAGTCGCCATTGATGATAACATCTCCAGGATCGGGTGACAGCGGAACAGCTGTAAAATAAGATGATTGCTTACTTAATCAACTAATCAACTAATTAATCTACTTAATACACACCATTGGCCAAACCCAGAACACCAAGCACAAAGACAGTGATGACTGCAAAGAATCTcatattgttttttaattaatagaTCCGGTTTTATAAGCTGAACACACCGGACAAACGATCAACTACAACTGATGTAGTTAACGGAACCCGATCTTATATAGCATATAGTCGGATCTCGAAATGAATCAAGTGCAATATAAGATGAGAGCGATTGATAGCACCTGACAATATATTTTTcgtagaaaatatatatttatactttttgttttgattagtTCGTaaattctaaaaataaaacttggCATGTTTTGTTTAGTGAGAAAGGAAGTAGAATCCtctatttttatgtatttgtTTGATAAGTTCTTTGTATAATTTCAGTAAACATGGTAACAGCTATTGTGTTTTAGTTTGTAGACTGTGTCCTTTTTCGTATCCTTGTGTAGAAACATCCTACTTGCCACCGTGGACATTGCACAGTCTGCAGTCGCCGTTGATGATCACATTGCCTGGATCGGGCGACAGTGGAACAgctggaaaataataatttattagttaattatttaagtacgcaatttcaattattttagttttactaACCGTTGGCCACAGCCAGCAGACCGAGCACGAAAACAGTGACGACTGAGAAGAATTTCATATTGATTATGGATGAGTTTCTCCGGTTTTGGATACTGAGTGCACTGGTTGATTGGATTCAACTGATGATCTCGACTGGTGTGATCCGGTCTTATATAGTCGAGCGTCGGATTAGAGAGCCACGAATCAGTGATAAGCGATGTATTTGGAAAAACACAAGCATTTAATTGGCAGACTTAAGACGCAGTCTTCAAAGAAGGTAAAATTACGTATATTTCAGACTTTTTTTTATaagtattttatataaattattgtttttttttatttgcttgaGCTAAACATCAAATTactgattttttaaaaaattaatacaaaaaaatctttctttttttgaaGATAGATAAAAGGTAATGGAAACAATTTACTCAAACTTTCTAAAAAATATTGTTTACTTagcttatatttaaatattgttataaatatacattaaccgcaatttttcaaatttcaaaaaaatttaaaagataTCTGTAATTTCAGGCAAATCGTTGAAATCATTGGTAAAATCTGCAGTACTAAAGAAATATCatattttaagttttataaaaatatataaatataattaagaaATATAGTAAAAATAGTCGAACAAATTATACATATGCCATGGGGATattcttatatttatacaatCTGAAAGAATTGTCAAGAAAAAACAATATAATGATGAAAGAACATATTAAATTATTGATTGCATGAAAATCTGTATATTTTATCACAAACATGATAAAAATGCGCTAGAAtgtaaaaatcaaaacaatctTCTGCTTTTTGCATACTCTATATTTTACAGATAAGCTTTCGTTTGATTATTACCTAGCAATAAACAAAGTATGAGCTTTGGTGATTGGGTGGCTTTTGGAAAACCCCTGCCAAGAGTTATCTGTAACTTGAACTGGTTTCTGGGGCGAATCCCGCACCTATCCACCCTTGGTTgtgccaaagacactagaataacaagatgcgtaacggccatacaaatttttggcacgcgattttttggccgtggctctagaggtggctccaggctctcttgagtttttgttcgagagagaaagagcggagagcgctacagcaaacagctcttttctacgcatacagtgatagcatacaactgtatgtgtgcacacgtatgctcatgtattgtaaatttgacaaaatatgcccttcaccttagaagttcgttgactttaaatctatattattttttatcaattggcaccatgcgaaaaattcttgttttgcattgcctcaacgttattattatttaaataaagcttagaaatagtaatagacgaatctatgtacatcacaaaataaatttcgaaaatgactttatattagaatacttgtcattagggtattcagcttgcggcgtgagaaaaattaataaggcaatgattgttgagtgcttgtgtctgcacttcgtgcctgacgatatgacttttgcaacgaactgttttcatatttttatttattttattaatttttattttctactacgtattattattttttatgaaatattattatgaaatattattatttttattatttattaataaaattattatttttattattctatttgttattctagtgtctttggttgtGCCCACACTGCAATCTGGTTTCCATAACAAAGCGAATGGGAATGCTTAAAAGCTCTCAGATTCCCTGTGTCTCGAGCAGATTCGTCTTGCACCCAGATTGAGAATGAAGTGCCTGATTCTGTCCTTTGCAATTGTCGTCGTCCTGGCTTCCCAGGCCAGGGGTAAGAATCAGATAGGACCCTTTCAATGCCACAATTTCgcttattattttattactccGCAGCCGGAAATGTGATTATCGGCGGAGTATGCCAGGATTGCAGTCCTCCGGTGGCGGAAAACGTGGTCGTCGGTGGCCAATCCTACAGGACGGGTAGGCCGGGCCAGGGAACGGTCTATATCAATTCCCCTGGCGCATATCCAGGAGCTCTCGATGGTCCAATCCGGCGAACTGGCGCTGGCGGCGGAGGACGCGGTGGCACCCGGTATCCGGATGGCTACAGTGGTCGTCTGCCAGGTGGCACTTACCTTCACAATAAGGATTGTGTGGGCTGCAGCATCAGCGGGGGTGGAGATTAAGGAAATTATACTGTGTTTAGTACATAAAATACCTcgcattttttaattttctggcattaaattcattaataaatttcaaatgggtaaatttctttggtataattatttcatttaattgtttatagaatcttattggtttatttattggattatgttttagttttctgcagaaaattaattttataactGATTTTTAAGTTTATTAGAGACaggcatttattatttaaaagtaaaatgATATAAAAGCTGTTAAGTAAtcaaaactaataaaaaaaaaatataaaatcaaaaaaactCGTTTGTTACGATTATTATACATATGatgccttttttttaaatattaaaaattttaatttttcctttACATTTCTTTTTATCAAAGCATTATTTATGGGTCGGGCAAAAAAATTTCGGTTGCAATATACGCGGATAAAGTCAATAAATTATTGAGACACTAagatttcatttttattttaaaacgaAGATTGTTTAAACTTATGGTGTAGCGATCTATAATCCAGAATTTTTTTGaatgattgcaaatttaatacaACTACAATCtaggttttattttattaaatttgtattacaaagttaaataatgattttgtATTAATCCTTGGGCTGtatattttctatttgccaCCGCGAACATTGCAATTTACACAGTCGCCATTGATGATAACATCTCCAGGATCGGGTGACAGCGGAACAGCTGTAAAATAAGATGATTGCTTACTTAAGGAATCAACTAATTAATCTACTTAATACACACCATTGGCCAAACCCAGAACACCAAGCACAAAGACAGTGATGACTGCAAATCTCATattgattttcaattaataGATCCGGTTTTATAAGCTGAACACACCGGACAAACGATCAACTACAACTGATGCTCTCGATTAACGGAACCCGATCTTATATAGCATATAGTCGGATCTCGAAATGAATCAAGTGCAATATAAGATGAGAGCGATTGATAGCAGCTGACAATATATTTTTcgtagaaaatatatatttatactttttgttttgattagtTCGTaaattctaaaaataaaacttggCATGTTTTGTTTAGTGAGAAAGGAAGTAGAATCCtctatttttatgtatttgtTTGATAAGTTCTTTGTATAATTTCAGTAAACATGGTAACAGCTATTGTGTTTTAGTTTGTAGACTGTGTCCTTTTTCGTATCCTTGTGTAGAAACATCCTACTTGCCACCGTGGACATTGCACAGTCTGCAGTCGCCGTTGATGATCACATTGCCTGGATCGGGCGACAGTGGAACAgctggaaaataataatttattagttaattatttaagtacgcaatttcaattattttagttttactaACCGTTGGCCACAGCCAGCAGACCGAGCACGAAAACAGTGACGACTGAGAAGAATTTCATATTGATTATGGATGAGTTTCTCCGGTTTTGGATACTGAGTGCACTGGTTGATTGGATTCAACTGATGATCTCGACTGGTGTGATCCGGTCTTATATAGTCGAGCGTCGGATTAGAGAGCCACGAATCAGTGATAAGCGATGTATTTGGAAAAACACAAGCATTTAATTGGCAGACTTAAGACGCAGTCTTCAAAGAAGGTAAAATTACGTATATTTCAGACTTTTTTTTATaagtattttatataaattattgtttttttttatttgcttgaGCTAAACATCAAATTactgattttttaaaaaattaatacaaaaaaatctttctttttttgaaGATAGATAAAAGGTAATGGAAACAATTTACTCAAACTTTCTAAAAAATATTGTTTACTTagcttatatttaaatattgttataaatatacattaaccgcaatttttcaaatttcaaaaaatttaaaagataTCTCTAATTTCAGGCAAATCGTTGAAATCATTGGTAAAATCTGCAGTACTTAAGAAATATCATCTTTTaagttttataaaaatatataaatataaataagaaatatagTAAAAATAGTCGAACAAATTATACATATGCCATGAGGATATTCTTATATTTATACCATCTGAAAGAATTGTCAAGAAAAAACAATATAATGATGAAAGAACATATTAAATTATTGATTGCATGAAAATCTGTATATTTTATCACAAACATGATAAATATGCGCTAGAAtgtaaaaatcaaaacaatctTCTGCTTTTTGCATACTCTATATTTTACAGATAAGCTTTCGATTGATTATTACCTAGCAATAAACAAAGTATGAGCTTTGGTGATTGGGTGGCTTTTGGAAAACCCCTGCCAAGAGTTATCTGTAACTTGAACTGGTTTCTGGGGCGAATCCCGCACCTATCCACCCTTGGTTGTGCCCCCACTGCAATCTGGTTTCCATAACAAAGCGAATGGGAATGCTTAAAAGCTCTCAGATTCCCTGTGTCTCGAGCAGATTCGTCTTGCACCCAGATTGAGAATGAAGTGCCTGATTCTGTCCTTTGCAATTGTCGTCGTCCTGGCTTCCCAGGCCAGGGGTAAGAATCAGATAGGACCCTTTCAATGCCACAATTTCgcttattattttattactccGCAGCCGGAAATGTGATTATCGGCGGAGTATGCCAGGATTGCAGTCCTCCGGTGGCGGAAAACGTGGTCGTCGGTGGCCAATCCTACAGGACGGGTAGGCCGGGCCAGGGAACGGTCTATATCAATTCCCCTGGCGCATATCCAGGAGCTCTCGATGGTCCAATCCGGCGAACTGGCGCTGGCGGCGGAGGACGCGGTGGCACCCGGTATCCGGATGGCTAC contains:
- the LOC117149074 gene encoding uncharacterized protein LOC117149074, translated to MKSLTLLALLILATLAFVHGGKVTINGKCVNCSHDQTTTTTHKPTSGKGSGGRTTARPSSRSPPSRGRPSWDDDDDDADLAGGWSLHQSAGGTQYIGRRSKRQSRGGQYIDLGGSAGRGGGGGWAGSGITTIDSSGYPGGTLVRNSDCVGCNIRG
- the LOC117149081 gene encoding immune-induced peptide 1 codes for the protein MKFFSVVTVFVLGLLAVANAVPLSPDPGNVIINGDCRLCNVHGGK
- the LOC117149075 gene encoding immune-induced peptide 23, which produces MKCLILSFAIVVVLASQARAGNVIIGGVCQDCSPPVAENVVVGGQSYRTGRPGQGTVYINSPGAYPGALDGPIRRTGAGGGGRGGTRYPDGYSGRLPGGTYLHNKDCVGCSISGGGD
- the LOC117149083 gene encoding immune-induced peptide 1-like is translated as MRFFAVITVFVLGVLGLANAVPLSPDPGDVIINGDCVNCNVRGGK
- the LOC117149084 gene encoding immune-induced peptide 1-like gives rise to the protein MRFAVITVFVLGVLGLANAVPLSPDPGDVIINGDCVNCNVRGGK
- the LOC117149076 gene encoding immune-induced peptide 23; protein product: MKCLILSFAIVVVLASQARAGNVIIGGVCQDCSPPVAENVVVGGQSYRTGRPGQGTVYINSPGAYPGALDGPIRRTGAGGGGRGGTRYPDGYSGRLPGGTYLHNKDCVGCSISGGGD